From Calditrichota bacterium, one genomic window encodes:
- a CDS encoding histone deacetylase — MIRYFKKPKAYVVFSSEYLIGVSTYGSHHTFDIFKYKRIRDKLIAQKLLKAKNILYPKPCEYSDIKKIHSAIYIRKIQDPIYVNQALKIEINTIWDNSVLEYYKAVCGGTIHAAFKAIELNKPIFNLGGGFHHAQPEKAEGFCLLNDIAIAVKRVQEETKIKRVLIVDLDYHQGNGNTLIFKNDANVFTFSIHADKWIEEEAVSNLDLLVESGISEKKYMKTVEEKLDLILEQFKPEFIFYVAGSDPYELDELADMNISREMMLKRNVYILQIASKLNVPVVILPGGGYGEKSWKIYYDFISTAMKGNKQYV; from the coding sequence TCATACATTTGATATCTTTAAATATAAAAGAATACGTGATAAGCTAATCGCACAGAAATTGTTAAAAGCTAAAAATATCTTGTACCCCAAACCATGTGAATATAGCGATATCAAAAAAATTCATAGCGCCATTTATATTCGCAAAATTCAAGATCCTATTTATGTAAACCAGGCCTTAAAAATTGAAATAAATACAATCTGGGATAATTCAGTTCTCGAGTATTATAAAGCTGTGTGTGGTGGTACAATCCATGCTGCATTTAAGGCCATTGAATTAAATAAGCCGATTTTTAATTTGGGTGGAGGGTTTCATCATGCCCAACCTGAAAAGGCAGAAGGCTTTTGTTTATTAAATGACATAGCAATTGCAGTTAAAAGGGTTCAGGAAGAAACAAAGATTAAGAGGGTCTTGATCGTTGACCTTGATTATCACCAAGGCAATGGCAATACTCTTATATTTAAGAATGATGCAAACGTATTTACCTTTTCAATCCATGCAGATAAATGGATAGAAGAAGAAGCTGTCTCAAATTTGGATTTATTGGTTGAATCGGGAATTTCAGAAAAAAAATATATGAAAACTGTTGAAGAAAAATTAGATTTAATACTTGAGCAGTTTAAACCGGAGTTTATTTTTTATGTAGCAGGATCGGATCCTTATGAACTTGATGAATTGGCTGACATGAATATCAGCCGTGAAATGATGTTAAAAAGAAACGTTTATATCTTGCAAATTGCCAGTAAATTGAATGTACCTGTAGTTATTTTGCCCGGCGGTGGATATGGTGAAAAAAGCTGGAAAATTTATTATGATTTTATCAGTACCGCTATGAAAGGGAATAAGCAGTATGTTTAA